In a genomic window of Streptococcus oralis:
- the glyA gene encoding serine hydroxymethyltransferase, producing the protein MIFDKDDFKAYDADLWNAIAKEEERQQNNIELIASENVVSKAVMAAQGSILTNKYAEGYPGRRYYGGTDVVDVVETLAIERAKEIFGAKFANVQPHSGSQANCAAYMALIEPGDTVMGMDLAAGGHLTHGAPVSFSGQTYNFVSYSVDPETELLDFDAILKQAQEVKPKLIVAGASAYSQIIDFSKFREIADAVGAKLMVDMAHIAGLVAAGLHPSPVPYAHITTTTTHKTLRGPRGGLILTNDEDLAKKINSAIFPGIQGGPLEHVIAAKAVSFKEVLDPAFKEYAANVIKNSKAMAAVFLQDPDFRIISGGTENHLFLVDVTKVVENGKVAQNLLDEVNITLNKNSIPYETLSPFKTSGIRIGAAAITARGFGEEECRKVAELIIKTLKNAENEAVLEEVRSEVKALTDAFPLYED; encoded by the coding sequence ATGATTTTTGACAAAGATGATTTTAAAGCCTACGATGCTGATCTCTGGAATGCTATTGCCAAAGAAGAAGAACGCCAACAAAACAACATTGAGTTGATTGCTTCCGAAAACGTAGTTTCTAAGGCCGTTATGGCAGCTCAAGGGTCTATCTTGACGAATAAATACGCTGAAGGTTACCCAGGACGCCGTTATTACGGTGGTACAGATGTGGTTGACGTTGTAGAAACTTTAGCTATTGAACGCGCGAAAGAAATTTTTGGTGCAAAATTTGCCAATGTCCAACCTCACTCAGGAAGCCAAGCCAACTGTGCTGCTTACATGGCCTTGATTGAGCCAGGTGATACGGTTATGGGAATGGATTTGGCTGCAGGTGGACACTTGACCCACGGCGCTCCAGTTAGCTTCTCTGGTCAAACCTACAACTTTGTTTCTTACAGTGTGGATCCTGAAACAGAACTCTTGGACTTTGATGCCATCTTGAAACAAGCCCAAGAAGTGAAGCCAAAACTAATCGTAGCAGGTGCTTCAGCCTATTCTCAAATTATCGACTTCTCAAAATTCCGTGAAATCGCAGACGCTGTCGGGGCTAAGCTCATGGTAGATATGGCTCATATCGCTGGTTTGGTTGCTGCTGGTCTACATCCAAGTCCAGTTCCATACGCTCATATCACAACGACAACGACCCACAAAACCCTTCGTGGACCTCGTGGTGGTTTGATTTTGACCAATGATGAGGACCTAGCTAAGAAAATCAACTCAGCTATTTTCCCTGGTATCCAAGGTGGACCTTTGGAGCATGTTATCGCTGCTAAGGCGGTGTCATTCAAAGAAGTTTTAGATCCGGCCTTCAAGGAATATGCTGCTAATGTCATCAAAAACAGCAAGGCTATGGCAGCTGTCTTCTTGCAAGACCCTGACTTCCGTATCATTTCTGGCGGGACTGAAAACCACCTCTTCTTAGTCGATGTTACTAAGGTTGTTGAAAACGGAAAAGTGGCTCAAAACTTGCTGGATGAGGTTAATATTACCCTAAATAAAAACTCAATCCCTTACGAAACTTTGTCACCATTCAAGACAAGTGGGATTCGTATCGGAGCAGCAGCCATCACTGCACGTGGATTTGGTGAAGAAGAA
- a CDS encoding GNAT family N-acetyltransferase yields MLRDLQATDVNAICEINQEALGYSFSPEATASQLARLSQDSHHFLLGYEDEASHILLGYVHAEVYESLYSKAGFNILGLAVSPQAQGRGIGKSLLQGLEEEAKRRGYGFIRLNSADHRLGAHAFYEKVGYTCDKVQKRFIRIF; encoded by the coding sequence ATGCTAAGAGATTTGCAAGCAACAGATGTGAATGCTATATGTGAGATTAACCAAGAGGCTTTGGGCTATTCTTTTAGTCCAGAGGCTACAGCTAGTCAACTAGCTAGACTGTCTCAGGATTCCCATCATTTCCTACTTGGTTATGAGGATGAAGCTAGTCATATCTTGCTTGGATATGTCCATGCCGAGGTTTACGAATCCCTCTATTCCAAAGCAGGATTTAATATCTTAGGCTTAGCGGTTTCGCCTCAAGCACAAGGACGAGGTATCGGTAAAAGCTTACTGCAAGGGTTGGAGGAAGAAGCAAAAAGACGGGGTTATGGGTTTATCCGCTTAAACTCTGCTGATCATCGTCTGGGAGCTCATGCATTTTATGAAAAAGTTGGTTATACTTGTGATAAAGTGCAGAAACGGTTTATTCGCATCTTTTAG
- a CDS encoding L-threonylcarbamoyladenylate synthase, whose protein sequence is MMDRIRQELEKGGAVVLPTETVYGLFAKALDEKAVDHVYQLKHRPRDKALNLNVASLEDILHFSKKQPTYLQKLVETFLPGPLTIILEANDRVPYWVNSGLTTVGFRMPSHPITLDLIRETGPLIGPSANISGQASGVTFAQILEDFDQEVLGLEDDAFLTGQDSTILDLSGYKVKILRQGAIKREDILARLPEISFEEE, encoded by the coding sequence ATGATGGACAGGATTAGACAAGAGTTGGAAAAGGGCGGAGCTGTTGTTCTGCCTACAGAGACAGTTTATGGCCTCTTTGCTAAGGCCTTAGATGAAAAAGCTGTCGACCATGTTTATCAACTCAAACATCGTCCTAGAGACAAGGCGCTCAATCTTAATGTTGCTTCTCTAGAGGACATCTTGCACTTTTCAAAGAAACAGCCAACTTATCTACAAAAGCTTGTAGAGACCTTTTTACCAGGTCCCTTGACCATTATCCTCGAAGCTAATGACAGAGTTCCCTATTGGGTAAATTCTGGTCTTACAACTGTTGGATTTCGGATGCCGAGTCACCCCATTACACTTGATTTGATTCGAGAGACAGGTCCTTTGATTGGGCCGTCTGCCAATATTTCGGGTCAGGCAAGTGGAGTGACCTTTGCTCAAATTCTAGAGGATTTTGACCAAGAGGTTCTGGGTTTGGAGGACGACGCTTTTCTAACTGGACAGGATTCGACGATTTTGGATTTGTCTGGATACAAGGTGAAAATCTTGCGCCAAGGCGCAATTAAACGAGAAGATATTCTTGCTCGGTTGCCAGAGATTTCTTTTGAGGAGGAATGA
- the prmC gene encoding peptide chain release factor N(5)-glutamine methyltransferase encodes MKLAQLFSDFEEELIRQGEEAESLSFVYRSLKKISFTDFVFALQQEVTEEEKQFVEEVYQQLATHKPAQYIIGQADFFGMQLKVDERVLIPRPETEELVELILTENPEENLNVLDIGTGSGAIALALAKNRPDWSVTAADISQDALDLAMDNARNQNLNIFFKKSDCFAEISEKYDIIVSNPPYIAREDESEVGLNVLHSEPHLALFADEDGLAIYRRIAEDAKDYLTDGGKIYLEIGYKQGQSVPALFRKHLPEKRVRTLKDQFGQDRMVVVDDGQD; translated from the coding sequence ATGAAACTAGCTCAATTATTTTCAGATTTTGAAGAAGAGTTGATAAGACAAGGAGAGGAAGCTGAAAGCCTCTCTTTTGTCTATCGTAGCCTGAAAAAAATCTCTTTTACAGATTTCGTCTTTGCCCTCCAGCAAGAAGTAACAGAGGAAGAAAAACAATTTGTAGAAGAAGTTTACCAGCAGTTAGCGACCCATAAACCAGCTCAGTATATCATCGGACAGGCAGATTTCTTTGGAATGCAGTTAAAAGTGGATGAGCGGGTTTTGATTCCTCGTCCAGAAACAGAAGAGTTGGTGGAACTCATCCTAACAGAAAATCCTGAGGAAAATCTTAATGTCCTAGATATTGGGACTGGAAGTGGCGCCATAGCTCTTGCATTAGCTAAAAACAGACCAGATTGGTCAGTGACAGCAGCAGATATTTCACAAGATGCACTAGACTTAGCAATGGATAATGCTAGAAATCAAAATCTTAATATATTTTTTAAAAAATCTGATTGTTTTGCAGAAATTTCTGAAAAATATGATATAATTGTATCCAATCCACCCTATATCGCTCGCGAGGATGAGTCAGAAGTTGGCTTGAATGTTTTACATTCGGAGCCTCATCTAGCTCTCTTTGCAGATGAGGATGGCCTAGCTATTTACCGCAGAATTGCGGAAGATGCAAAAGACTATCTCACAGATGGTGGTAAGATTTACCTTGAAATTGGATACAAGCAAGGTCAAAGTGTTCCTGCGCTTTTTAGGAAACATCTTCCTGAAAAACGGGTACGAACACTCAAGGACCAATTTGGTCAAGATAGGATGGTTGTAGTTGATGATGGACAGGATTAG
- the prfA gene encoding peptide chain release factor 1 — translation MNIYDQLQAVEDRYEELGELLSDPDVVSDTKRFMELSKEEASTRDTVTAYREYKQVLQNIVDAEEMIKESGGDVDLEEMAKQELKDAKAEKEEYEEKLKILLLPKDPNDDKNIILEIRGAAGGDEASLFAGDLLTMYQKYAEAQGWRFEVMEASMNGVGGFKEVVAMVSGQSVYSKLKYESGAHRVQRVPVTESQGRVHTSTATVLVMPEVEEVEYDIDPKDLRVDIYHASGAGGQNVNKVATAVRIVHLPTNIKVEMQEERTQQKNREKAMKIIRARVADHFAQIAQDEQDAERKSTIGTGDRSERIRTYNFPQNRVTDHRIGLTLQKLDTILSGKLDEVVDALVLYDQTQKLEELNK, via the coding sequence ATGAACATCTATGATCAACTACAAGCTGTAGAAGACCGTTATGAAGAACTAGGAGAATTGCTGAGTGACCCAGATGTCGTCTCAGACACCAAGCGTTTCATGGAGCTTTCGAAAGAAGAAGCTTCTACTCGTGATACGGTAACAGCTTACCGTGAGTACAAACAAGTCCTTCAAAACATCGTCGATGCCGAAGAGATGATTAAAGAATCAGGCGGAGATGTGGACTTGGAAGAAATGGCCAAGCAAGAACTCAAAGACGCCAAGGCTGAAAAAGAAGAATATGAAGAAAAACTAAAAATCTTGCTCCTTCCAAAGGATCCAAACGATGACAAGAACATCATCCTTGAAATCCGTGGTGCTGCTGGTGGTGACGAAGCTTCTCTCTTTGCGGGAGACCTTCTAACAATGTATCAGAAATACGCTGAAGCCCAAGGTTGGCGCTTTGAAGTCATGGAAGCTTCTATGAACGGTGTCGGTGGATTCAAAGAAGTGGTTGCCATGGTATCAGGTCAGTCCGTTTACTCTAAACTTAAGTATGAGTCTGGTGCTCACCGTGTTCAACGTGTCCCTGTGACAGAAAGCCAAGGCCGTGTCCACACTTCGACAGCGACTGTCCTTGTCATGCCAGAAGTAGAAGAAGTAGAGTACGATATTGATCCCAAAGACCTTCGTGTTGACATCTACCACGCATCTGGTGCTGGTGGTCAGAACGTCAACAAGGTTGCGACTGCCGTTCGTATTGTTCACTTGCCGACCAATATCAAGGTTGAGATGCAGGAAGAACGTACCCAGCAGAAGAACCGTGAGAAGGCTATGAAAATCATCCGTGCGCGTGTTGCTGACCACTTTGCACAAATTGCCCAGGATGAACAAGACGCTGAACGTAAGTCTACTATCGGTACTGGTGACCGTTCAGAACGGATCCGTACTTACAATTTCCCACAAAACCGTGTTACAGACCACCGTATTGGCTTGACCCTTCAAAAACTAGATACCATCTTGTCTGGTAAATTGGATGAAGTTGTAGACGCTTTGGTCCTTTACGATCAAACACAGAAATTAGAAGAATTAAACAAATAA
- a CDS encoding thymidine kinase → MAQLYYRYGTMNSGKTIEILKVAYNYEEQGKGVVIITSALDTRDGVGYVSSRIGMKRPALAIEDDTDIYGLIRDLEVKPYCVLVDEAQFLKRHHVYDLARVVDELDIPVMAFGLKNDFRNELFEGSKHLLLLADKIDEIKTICQYCKKKATMVLRTLDGKPTYEGEQIQIGGNETYISVCRKHYFAPEINKENKEK, encoded by the coding sequence ATGGCACAGTTGTATTATCGTTATGGGACCATGAACTCTGGTAAGACGATTGAGATTCTCAAGGTGGCCTATAACTATGAAGAGCAAGGAAAAGGTGTTGTCATCATTACCTCTGCTCTGGATACACGTGATGGTGTTGGTTATGTATCCAGTCGAATCGGCATGAAGCGACCAGCTCTTGCGATTGAAGATGATACAGATATCTATGGCTTAATCCGAGATTTGGAAGTCAAACCCTACTGTGTCTTAGTCGATGAGGCCCAGTTTCTCAAGCGTCACCATGTTTACGACCTAGCTCGTGTTGTCGATGAATTAGACATCCCTGTCATGGCATTCGGTTTGAAGAATGACTTTCGCAATGAACTGTTTGAAGGTTCAAAACACCTCTTGCTTTTAGCAGACAAGATTGACGAGATTAAGACCATTTGCCAGTATTGTAAGAAAAAGGCTACCATGGTTCTACGAACTCTAGACGGGAAACCTACCTATGAAGGCGAACAAATCCAGATTGGTGGAAATGAAACCTATATCTCAGTCTGTCGTAAACATTATTTTGCCCCTGAAATCAATAAGGAGAATAAAGAAAAATGA
- a CDS encoding 4-oxalocrotonate tautomerase, which yields MPFVRIDLFEGRTLEQKKALAKEVTEAVVRNTGAPQSAVHVIINDMPEGTYFPQGEMRTK from the coding sequence ATGCCATTTGTACGCATCGATTTATTTGAAGGTCGCACGCTCGAGCAAAAGAAAGCTCTTGCTAAGGAGGTTACTGAAGCAGTTGTCCGCAACACAGGAGCACCTCAGTCTGCTGTTCATGTCATTATCAACGACATGCCTGAAGGAACCTATTTCCCTCAAGGTGAAATGCGTACCAAATAA
- the mnmE gene encoding tRNA uridine-5-carboxymethylaminomethyl(34) synthesis GTPase MnmE, whose translation MITREFDTIAAISTPLGEGAIGIVRLSGTDSFAIAQKIFKGKDLSKVTSHTLNYGHIIDPLTGKVMDEVMIGAMKSPKTFTREDIIEINTHGGIAVTNEILQLAIREGARLAEPGEFTKRAFLNGRVDLTQAEAVMDIIRAKTDKAMNIAVKQLDGSLSDLINNTRQEILNTLAQVEVNIDYPEYDDVEEATTAVVREKTMEFEQLLTNLLRTARRGKILREGISTAIIGRPNVGKSSLLNNLLREEKAIVTDIAGTTRDVIEEYVNINGVPLKLIDTAGIRETDDIVEQIGVERSRKALKEADLVLLVLNASEPLTAQDRQLLEISQDTNRIILLNKTDLPEAIETSELPEDVIRISVLKNQNIDKIEERINDLFFENAGLVEQDATYLSNARHISLIEKAVESLQAVNEGLELGMPVDLLQVDLTRTWEILGEITGDAAPDELITQLFSQFCLGK comes from the coding sequence ATGATTACACGTGAATTTGATACCATCGCTGCTATCTCTACTCCACTAGGTGAAGGGGCCATTGGTATTGTCCGTTTGAGCGGAACAGATAGTTTTGCTATTGCGCAAAAGATTTTTAAAGGCAAGGATTTGAGTAAGGTTACCAGCCATACTCTTAACTACGGGCATATTATTGATCCTTTGACTGGTAAGGTCATGGACGAGGTTATGATTGGAGCTATGAAATCTCCAAAGACCTTCACTCGCGAGGACATTATCGAGATTAACACCCACGGTGGGATTGCCGTCACCAATGAGATTCTCCAGTTAGCTATCCGTGAAGGAGCTCGATTGGCTGAACCTGGTGAATTTACCAAGCGCGCCTTTCTAAACGGTCGTGTAGATTTGACACAGGCTGAGGCGGTGATGGACATCATCCGCGCCAAGACAGACAAGGCTATGAATATTGCAGTTAAGCAATTGGACGGCTCCCTTTCTGACCTCATTAATAATACCCGCCAAGAAATCCTCAATACACTTGCCCAAGTCGAGGTCAATATCGACTATCCTGAGTATGATGATGTTGAGGAAGCTACTACTGCTGTTGTCCGTGAGAAAACTATGGAGTTTGAGCAATTGCTAACTAATCTCCTTAGGACAGCACGTCGAGGTAAAATCCTCCGTGAGGGAATTTCAACTGCCATCATCGGTCGTCCCAACGTTGGGAAATCGAGCCTGCTCAACAACCTCCTGCGTGAAGAAAAGGCCATCGTTACAGACATCGCTGGTACTACCCGTGATGTCATCGAAGAATACGTCAACATCAATGGTGTTCCTCTCAAATTGATTGATACAGCTGGTATTCGGGAAACAGATGACATCGTGGAACAAATCGGTGTCGAACGTTCTAGAAAAGCCCTCAAGGAAGCTGACTTGGTACTACTAGTACTAAATGCCAGTGAACCACTGACCGCCCAAGATCGCCAACTCTTAGAAATCAGCCAAGATACCAACCGCATTATTCTACTTAATAAAACGGATCTTCCTGAAGCGATTGAAACTTCGGAACTACCTGAAGATGTCATCCGTATTTCAGTTCTTAAAAACCAAAACATTGATAAGATCGAAGAGCGTATTAACGATCTCTTCTTTGAAAATGCTGGTTTGGTCGAGCAAGATGCTACTTACTTGTCAAATGCCCGTCATATTTCCTTGATTGAAAAGGCCGTTGAAAGCCTACAAGCAGTTAATGAAGGTCTTGAGCTGGGTATGCCAGTTGATTTGTTGCAAGTTGACTTGACCCGTACTTGGGAAATCCTAGGAGAAATCACTGGAGATGCAGCACCAGATGAACTCATCACCCAACTCTTTAGCCAATTCTGTTTAGGAAAATAA
- the dapA gene encoding 4-hydroxy-tetrahydrodipicolinate synthase: protein MSYQDLKECKIITAFITPFHEDGSINFDAIPALIEHLLAHHTDGILLAGTTAESPTLTHDEELELFAAVQKIVNGRVPLIAGVGTNDTRDSIEFVKEVAEFGGFAAGLAIVPYYNKPSQEGMYQHFKAIADASDLPIIIYNIPGRVVVELTPETLLRLADHPNIIGVKECTSLANMAYLIEHKPEEFLIYTGEDGDAFHAMNLGADGVISVASHTNGDEMHEMLTAIAESDMKKAAAIQRKFIPKVNALFSYPSPAPVKAVLNYMGFEAGPTRLPLVPAPEEDAKRIIKVVVDGDYEATKATVTGVLRPDY, encoded by the coding sequence ATGTCTTATCAAGATTTAAAAGAGTGTAAAATCATCACAGCCTTTATTACCCCTTTCCATGAGGATGGTTCCATCAACTTTGATGCCATTCCAGCCTTGATTGAGCATTTATTGGCCCATCACACAGACGGCATTCTCCTAGCTGGAACAACTGCTGAGAGTCCAACTTTGACTCACGATGAAGAGTTGGAACTCTTTGCAGCTGTACAAAAGATTGTTAATGGACGTGTTCCTTTGATTGCGGGTGTAGGTACCAATGATACACGTGACTCGATTGAGTTTGTCAAAGAAGTAGCAGAATTTGGCGGTTTCGCTGCTGGACTTGCTATCGTACCATACTACAACAAACCTTCTCAAGAAGGAATGTATCAGCACTTTAAAGCGATTGCAGATGCTTCTGACTTACCTATTATCATCTATAACATTCCAGGGCGTGTAGTTGTTGAATTAACTCCAGAAACCTTGCTTCGTTTGGCTGACCATCCAAATATCATCGGTGTTAAAGAATGTACCAGCTTGGCCAATATGGCTTACTTGATTGAGCACAAGCCAGAAGAATTCTTGATTTATACAGGTGAAGATGGAGATGCCTTCCATGCCATGAACCTTGGTGCGGATGGGGTTATTTCTGTTGCCTCCCATACAAATGGAGATGAGATGCACGAGATGCTCACTGCCATTGCAGAAAGCGATATGAAGAAAGCAGCAGCTATTCAACGTAAATTCATTCCTAAGGTCAACGCCCTCTTCTCTTATCCAAGTCCTGCTCCAGTTAAGGCTGTTTTGAACTATATGGGATTTGAAGCTGGACCAACTCGATTACCTCTAGTTCCAGCACCAGAAGAAGATGCTAAACGCATCATCAAGGTTGTTGTAGATGGTGACTACGAAGCAACTAAGGCAACCGTAACAGGTGTCCTTAGACCAGATTACTAA
- a CDS encoding aspartate-semialdehyde dehydrogenase, translated as MGYTVAVVGATGAVGAQMIKMLEESTLPIDKIRYLASARSAGKTLKFKDQDITIEETTETAFEGVDIALFSAGGSTSAKYAPYAVQAGAVVVDNTSYFRQNPDVPLVVPEVNAHALDAHNGIIACPNCSTIQMMVALEPVRQKWGLDRIIVSTYQAVSGAGMGAILETQRELREVLNDGVNPRDLHAEILPSGGDKKHYPIAFNALPQIDVFTDNDYTYEEMKMTKETKKIMEDDSIAVSATCVRIPVLSAHSESVYIETKEVAPIEEVKAAIAAFPGAVLEDDVAHQIYPQAINAVGSRDTFVGRIRKDLDAEKGIHMWVVSDNLLKGAAWNSVQIAETLHERGLVRPTAELKFELK; from the coding sequence ATGGGATATACAGTTGCTGTAGTTGGCGCGACAGGTGCTGTCGGAGCTCAGATGATAAAAATGTTGGAAGAATCAACACTTCCAATCGATAAAATTCGTTACCTTGCTTCTGCACGTTCAGCAGGCAAGACTTTGAAATTTAAAGACCAAGATATTACGATTGAAGAAACAACTGAGACAGCTTTTGAGGGTGTTGATATTGCACTCTTCTCAGCAGGTGGTTCGACATCAGCTAAGTATGCACCATACGCAGTTCAAGCTGGAGCGGTAGTAGTAGATAACACATCTTATTTCCGTCAAAATCCAGATGTTCCTTTGGTTGTTCCAGAGGTCAATGCTCATGCACTTGATGCCCACAACGGGATTATTGCCTGCCCTAACTGTTCAACAATCCAAATGATGGTGGCTCTTGAGCCAGTTCGTCAAAAATGGGGCTTGGACCGTATCATCGTTTCAACTTACCAAGCGGTTTCAGGTGCTGGTATGGGAGCGATTCTTGAAACACAACGTGAACTTCGTGAAGTCTTGAATGACGGTGTGAATCCTCGTGATTTGCATGCAGAAATCTTGCCTTCAGGTGGTGACAAGAAACACTATCCTATCGCCTTTAACGCTCTTCCACAAATCGATGTCTTCACGGACAATGATTACACTTACGAAGAGATGAAGATGACCAAGGAAACGAAGAAAATCATGGAAGATGACAGCATCGCAGTGTCTGCAACATGTGTGCGTATTCCCGTCTTGTCAGCTCACTCTGAGTCTGTTTACATTGAAACAAAAGAAGTGGCCCCAATCGAAGAAGTGAAAGCAGCTATCGCAGCCTTTCCAGGTGCAGTTCTTGAAGATGATGTAGCTCATCAAATCTATCCGCAAGCCATCAATGCAGTTGGTTCACGTGATACCTTTGTTGGTCGTATCCGTAAAGACTTGGATGCTGAAAAAGGAATCCACATGTGGGTTGTTTCAGATAACCTTCTCAAAGGTGCTGCCTGGAACTCAGTTCAGATCGCAGAAACGCTTCACGAACGTGGATTGGTTCGTCCAACAGCTGAGTTGAAATTTGAATTAAAATAG
- a CDS encoding QueT transporter family protein: MKKLTVRDMADIAIVAAIYVVLTITPPINVLSFGAYQFRISEMLNFLAFYNPKYIIGVTIGCMIANLFSSFGLIDVFVGGGSTLVFLSLGVWLFAKYSKDYLFNGLIRKDHFFFSILFSISMITIAAELHILTEAPFLFTWFSTGIGEFASLIVGAILIGKLGQRIDLTK, encoded by the coding sequence ATGAAAAAATTAACTGTTCGTGACATGGCAGACATCGCTATCGTTGCTGCGATCTATGTAGTTTTGACTATTACGCCACCAATCAATGTTCTTAGTTTTGGGGCGTATCAGTTCCGTATTTCAGAAATGTTGAATTTCTTGGCCTTTTACAACCCTAAATATATCATCGGTGTGACAATTGGATGTATGATTGCTAATTTATTTAGTAGTTTTGGCCTAATAGATGTCTTTGTCGGTGGAGGTTCTACCCTGGTATTCCTTAGTCTAGGTGTATGGCTCTTTGCAAAATACAGCAAAGATTACCTCTTTAACGGATTGATTCGAAAAGATCATTTCTTCTTTTCAATCCTCTTCTCTATTTCAATGATCACCATTGCAGCTGAACTTCATATCTTGACAGAAGCTCCCTTCTTGTTCACATGGTTCTCTACTGGAATTGGTGAGTTTGCATCACTTATCGTAGGTGCGATTTTGATTGGTAAATTGGGACAGCGAATCGATCTAACAAAATAA
- a CDS encoding GtrA family protein, producing the protein MKRLIKAFFDNEILSYLFFGGATTLISIVSRLVIYHISHQEILATALANIIGILFAFLTNDTIVFKQERRNWLTRLAKFFLARLSTLGLDLLLTYIFVTTFPDIIGQFVEFNIDRVNTIETILAQILIIILNYIFSKIYIFKGGN; encoded by the coding sequence ATGAAAAGACTAATAAAAGCTTTCTTTGATAACGAGATTCTCTCCTACCTATTTTTCGGTGGTGCTACGACTTTGATTTCTATTGTATCACGTTTGGTTATTTACCATATCAGCCACCAGGAAATCCTCGCAACTGCCCTCGCAAATATTATCGGGATTCTCTTTGCCTTTCTCACAAATGATACAATTGTCTTTAAACAAGAGAGAAGGAATTGGCTAACTCGCCTAGCTAAGTTTTTCTTAGCTCGTCTCTCTACTCTTGGACTGGACCTTCTTTTAACTTATATCTTTGTTACAACTTTCCCTGATATTATTGGCCAGTTTGTCGAATTTAATATAGATAGGGTTAATACGATTGAAACTATTCTAGCACAAATCTTGATCATCATTTTAAACTATATTTTCAGCAAAATCTATATTTTTAAAGGGGGCAACTGA
- the mscL gene encoding large conductance mechanosensitive channel protein MscL yields MLKDLKAFLLRGNVVDLAVGVIIASAFGAIVTSFVNDIITPLLLNPALEAAKVQNIAELAWNGVTYGKFLSAVINFLVVGTVLFFVIKGIEKAQNLRKKEEVVEEAPAAPTELEVLQEIKALLEKK; encoded by the coding sequence ATGTTAAAGGATCTTAAAGCATTTTTGCTTCGTGGTAATGTTGTTGACCTTGCTGTCGGTGTGATCATTGCCTCTGCATTTGGTGCTATCGTTACTTCATTTGTTAACGATATCATCACTCCACTTCTATTGAACCCAGCTTTGGAAGCTGCGAAAGTACAAAACATCGCTGAGCTTGCATGGAATGGTGTTACATATGGTAAATTCTTAAGCGCTGTTATCAACTTCCTTGTTGTGGGTACAGTTCTCTTCTTCGTTATCAAAGGTATTGAAAAAGCTCAAAACCTTCGTAAGAAAGAGGAAGTGGTTGAGGAAGCACCTGCTGCTCCAACTGAACTTGAAGTTCTTCAAGAAATCAAAGCTCTTCTTGAGAAAAAATAA